In Turicibacter sanguinis, a genomic segment contains:
- a CDS encoding MBL fold metallo-hydrolase — MRICVLSSGSVGNATIIETENTAILIDNGLSLKKLQELIKKSGFDENKIKHIFITHEHGDHIKGVGVCTRKWKLNVCATAKTIDEMHRKAIIKPGVEKTTILEKNEWAEFDDLMIMPFRTSHDAVDPVGYMIKKDEKVLVYITDTGYITGDILKTLHNADAYIMETNHNVEMLQMCNRPWSLKQRILDDCGHLSNEDSAYALSQLIGDKTRHIYLAHLSQDANLPDLAEMTVRHILKEENVDMNKLNLHMTYPMNPSKVIKL; from the coding sequence ATGAGAATATGTGTATTATCGAGCGGAAGTGTCGGAAATGCGACGATTATTGAAACAGAAAATACAGCAATATTAATAGATAATGGTTTATCATTAAAAAAATTACAAGAATTGATTAAAAAAAGTGGATTTGACGAAAATAAAATTAAGCATATCTTTATTACACATGAGCATGGGGATCATATTAAAGGTGTTGGTGTTTGTACACGTAAATGGAAGTTAAATGTTTGTGCAACAGCTAAAACAATTGATGAGATGCATCGCAAGGCGATTATTAAGCCAGGTGTTGAGAAAACGACGATTTTAGAGAAGAATGAATGGGCTGAATTTGATGATTTAATGATTATGCCATTTAGAACATCTCACGATGCTGTTGATCCTGTTGGATATATGATTAAAAAGGATGAAAAAGTACTAGTTTATATTACTGATACAGGGTATATTACAGGTGATATTTTAAAGACTTTACATAATGCAGATGCTTATATTATGGAAACGAATCATAATGTGGAGATGTTACAGATGTGTAATCGTCCGTGGTCGTTAAAGCAACGTATTTTGGATGATTGTGGCCATTTATCGAATGAAGATTCTGCTTATGCTTTAAGTCAGTTAATCGGAGATAAAACAAGACATATTTATTTAGCACATTTAAGTCAGGATGCAAATTTACCAGATTTGGCAGAAATGACGGTACGCCATATTTTAAAAGAAGAAAATGTTGATATGAATAAATTAAATTTACATATGACTTATCCGATGAATCCATCAAAGGTGATTAAATTATAA
- a CDS encoding peptidoglycan DD-metalloendopeptidase family protein, producing MKKRGMSIILIILCFIPLISAYAGDISQIIYRVYVNDQMIGVLSDIAIYEEYEEKKIESYLNHYKLEDLIIPDNVRIEQEVTYIPHIPKDEEVINYIDENVKFKTKGYYVKVGSANMCVKDVTEVEKEIESLFQLYISESDLKRVKDTNLKIEPLMTEGEQVIGIKFSPSVEYSSSICNIDDLVTKQEIGNLILTGEKDPVKVGILENDSTIETLASLNDLKYNDFKLLNYRVLSNQAIPYVGQKFNVTPMMQSVQIQVEKEVVKQEVIEYITETIEDPNLPVGETYTEQEGYNGIKLTSYKESYINGEQVSQEKLSEKVLNEAQNRIVVKGTKEIPSRGTKDWKWPTSRYTISCAYLCYSGHYALDISAYVGQPVYAADNGVIVQAGWNGAYGYSILINHNNGYYTRYAHLSKVDVSVGQVVAGGQLIGKAGNTGNSTGPHLHFEIRTNTGSQPSYAPNPMSFY from the coding sequence ATGAAAAAACGGGGAATGAGTATTATTCTTATCATATTGTGCTTTATACCACTTATATCTGCATATGCGGGGGATATAAGCCAGATTATTTATCGGGTTTATGTTAATGATCAGATGATAGGTGTTTTAAGTGATATTGCAATATATGAAGAATATGAGGAAAAGAAGATTGAATCTTATCTAAATCACTATAAATTAGAGGATTTAATTATTCCTGATAATGTTCGAATTGAACAAGAGGTAACATATATTCCGCATATTCCGAAAGATGAGGAAGTCATCAATTATATTGATGAAAATGTTAAGTTTAAAACAAAAGGATATTATGTTAAAGTTGGTTCAGCTAATATGTGCGTAAAGGATGTTACTGAAGTTGAAAAAGAGATTGAATCATTATTTCAGTTATATATTTCTGAATCTGATTTAAAGCGTGTAAAGGATACAAATTTAAAGATTGAACCTCTGATGACTGAAGGAGAACAGGTTATTGGAATTAAATTTAGTCCAAGTGTTGAGTATTCTAGTTCTATTTGTAATATTGATGATTTAGTTACTAAACAGGAGATTGGAAATCTGATTTTAACTGGCGAAAAAGATCCTGTTAAAGTAGGTATTTTAGAAAATGATAGTACAATTGAAACTTTGGCATCATTAAATGATTTGAAATATAATGATTTCAAATTATTAAATTATCGTGTTTTAAGTAACCAGGCGATACCTTATGTTGGGCAAAAATTTAATGTTACGCCGATGATGCAATCCGTCCAAATTCAGGTTGAAAAAGAAGTTGTAAAGCAAGAAGTGATTGAGTATATAACTGAGACGATAGAGGATCCAAATCTTCCTGTGGGGGAAACATATACAGAGCAGGAAGGGTATAATGGTATTAAGCTGACATCTTACAAGGAGTCCTATATTAATGGAGAACAGGTTTCTCAAGAAAAGTTGAGTGAAAAAGTACTAAATGAGGCTCAAAATCGTATTGTTGTAAAGGGAACGAAGGAAATTCCGAGTCGTGGGACAAAGGATTGGAAATGGCCAACATCACGATATACGATTAGCTGTGCTTATTTATGCTATAGTGGTCATTATGCTTTAGATATTTCGGCTTATGTGGGACAGCCTGTTTATGCAGCTGATAATGGGGTTATCGTTCAAGCTGGCTGGAACGGGGCTTATGGATATAGTATTTTGATTAATCATAACAATGGATATTATACTCGCTATGCTCATTTAAGTAAGGTTGATGTATCTGTTGGACAAGTTGTGGCAGGAGGGCAATTAATTGGAAAGGCTGGTAATACGGGGAATAGTACAGGTCCTCATCTTCATTTTGAGATACGGACCAATACTGGATCCCAACCGAGTTATGCACCTAATCCAATGAGTTTTTATTAA
- the rlmH gene encoding 23S rRNA (pseudouridine(1915)-N(3))-methyltransferase RlmH, translating to MNITIISVGKIKEKYIKLGIDEFSKRLSRYCKLTMIEVPDEKTPDNASEREMELIKDKEGKQILSKIKDNMYVIAMDLQGEMKTSEQFAKQLSNLALSGDSNVAFIIGGSLGLSDDVKKRANYKLCFSKMTFPHQLFKLILLEQIYRTYRINNNEPYHK from the coding sequence ATGAACATCACGATTATTTCAGTCGGAAAGATTAAGGAAAAGTATATTAAACTTGGAATTGATGAGTTTTCTAAACGTTTATCACGTTATTGTAAATTAACGATGATTGAGGTTCCAGATGAGAAAACACCTGATAATGCGTCAGAGCGCGAGATGGAATTGATTAAGGATAAGGAAGGAAAGCAAATTCTTTCTAAGATTAAAGATAATATGTATGTAATTGCGATGGATTTACAAGGAGAAATGAAGACTTCTGAGCAATTTGCGAAACAGTTAAGTAATTTAGCTCTAAGTGGTGATAGCAATGTGGCGTTTATTATCGGAGGATCTCTTGGATTATCAGATGATGTTAAAAAACGTGCCAATTACAAACTTTGTTTTTCAAAAATGACTTTCCCACATCAGTTATTTAAATTAATTTTACTTGAGCAAATTTATCGCACGTACCGTATTAATAATAATGAACCGTATCACAAGTAG
- a CDS encoding CxxH/CxxC protein, with product MYTCLEHVEEAMDRYLDEYGKLPILVEVELPEKCQFCNHSAVYKIIEGMMADEEDFE from the coding sequence ATGTATACTTGTTTAGAGCATGTTGAAGAAGCAATGGATCGTTATTTAGATGAATACGGTAAATTACCTATTTTAGTGGAAGTTGAGTTACCTGAAAAATGTCAGTTTTGTAATCATTCAGCGGTTTATAAAATTATCGAAGGAATGATGGCTGATGAGGAAGATTTCGAATAG